One Geotrypetes seraphini chromosome 15, aGeoSer1.1, whole genome shotgun sequence genomic window carries:
- the MMP28 gene encoding matrix metalloproteinase-28 isoform X2, which translates to MTLNGHKRLGRCSGEKKCKAKGSEDFLQKYGYLENEVLRRSNSAQFTEALREFQWVSHLPVSGVLDAATFLQMAKPRCGVADAESYGQWAKRVKTLLAGRDSKTGRKKRYLNLYQSKKWYKHHLTYRLLNWPWYLSEHQLRMAVKTAFQLWSNVSALTFQEVSEGPADIRLAFFHGDHNDGLRNAFDGPGGALAHAFFPRRGEAHFDNDEWWSLNSKGRNLFIVMAHEIGHTLGLEHSPVKNALMSPYYKKLGRDFILSFDDIVAIRDLYGAPSGGQATQLPGNQLLRFQEWSTNVHSGTETMPLGSFYCQSSFDAIAVDLNRNLYIFKGHHVWVVFPDGKASKPQLLQKRWPGLPTTIEAAAISQEDGRFYFFKGGRCWRYRDSALELGFPQKCRKGGLPRHPDAALYYPPLSHLVVFKGPKYYVVNEELLEVELYYPRSLRDWKGVPAAINGALAHHDGFTYFFKHDQYWKFNQSKLKVVATGKWATELHWIGCQSAKTGGTAL; encoded by the exons ATGACTTTGAATGGACACAAGAGACTTGGGAGATGCAGTGGAGAAAAGAAATGCAAAGCCAAAGGATCAGAG GACTTCCTTCAAAAGTATGGATATCTGGAGAATGAAGTTCTTAGAAGATCAAATTCTGCACAATTCACAGAGGCTCTGAG AGAGTTCCAGTGGGTCTCCCATCTCCCAGTTAGTGGGGTGCTCGATGCTGCTACATTCCTCCAGATGGCCAAGCCACGATGTGGCGTTGCAGATGCTGAAAGCTATGGCCAGTGGGCAAAGCGAGTAAAGACCCTGCTTGCGGGGAGAGATTCCAAGACCGGGAGAAAGAAGCGCTACTTGAACTTGTATCAAA GCAAGAAATGGTATAAGCATCACCTAACATACCGACTATTGAACTGGCCTTGGTATCTTTCTGAGCATCAGCTGAGGATGGCGGTGAAGACGGCCTTCCAGCTCTGGAGCAACGTGTCTGCTCTCACGTTCCAGGAGGTGTCGGAGGGCCCTGCAGATATCCGTTTAGCCTTCTTCCATGGTGACCACAACGATGGATTAAGGAATGCCTTTGATGGGCCAG GAGGTGCCTTGGCGCATGCCTTCTTTCCTCGCCGTGGAGAGGCGCATTTCGATAATGACGAATGGTGGTCCCTGAACAGCAAAGGTCGAAATCTGTTTATTGTCATGGCGCATGAGATTGGACACACCCTAGGCCTGGAGCACTCGCCGGTCAAGAACGCGCTGATGTCACCGTATTATAAGAAGTTGGGAAGAGACTTTATCCTGAGCTTTGATGACATCGTAGCCATCCGGGACCTTTACG GAGCGCCCTCCGGTGGCCAGGCCACACAGCTTCCAGGGAATCAGCTCCTGCGTTTCCAGGAGTGGAGCACCAATGTCCACAGTGGCACAGAGACCATGCCCTTAGGATCTTTCTACTGCCAGTCCTCGTTTGATGCCATTGCTGTAG ATTTGAATCGGAATCTTTACATCTTCAAAGGACATCATGTCTGGGTTGTGTTCCCAGATGGCAAGGCCTCAAAGCCTCAGCTGCTTCAGAAGAGGTGGCCTGGTCTGCCAACCACGATCGAGGCTGCTGCCATTTCCCAGGAAGATGGCAGGTTCTACTTCTTTAAAG GAGGGCGTTGCTGGCGGTACAGAGATTCTGCACTGGAGCTCGGATTCCCCCAGAAGTGCCGGAAGGGGGGTCTCCCACGGCATCCCGATGCTGCTCTGTATTACCCACCACTTTCCCACCTTGTGGTCTTCAAAGGACCCAAATATTATGTGGTAAATGAGGAATTGCTGGAAGTAGAACTGTATTATCCCCGCAGCTTGCGTGACTGGAAGGGGGTCCCTGCTGCCATCAATGGTGCCCTGGCCCACCACGATGGCTTCACCTACTTCTTCAAGCATGACCAGTATTGGAAGTTCAATCAGAGCAAGCTTAAGGTCGTGGCCACTGGGAAGTGGGCAACGGAGCTACACTGGATCGGATGCCAGAGTGCCAAAACTGGAGGCACTGCCCTGTGA
- the MMP28 gene encoding matrix metalloproteinase-28 isoform X1, whose translation MGAMRLLGSSLLLLRLLVLGAGRLVPEDFLQKYGYLENEVLRRSNSAQFTEALREFQWVSHLPVSGVLDAATFLQMAKPRCGVADAESYGQWAKRVKTLLAGRDSKTGRKKRYLNLYQSKKWYKHHLTYRLLNWPWYLSEHQLRMAVKTAFQLWSNVSALTFQEVSEGPADIRLAFFHGDHNDGLRNAFDGPGGALAHAFFPRRGEAHFDNDEWWSLNSKGRNLFIVMAHEIGHTLGLEHSPVKNALMSPYYKKLGRDFILSFDDIVAIRDLYGAPSGGQATQLPGNQLLRFQEWSTNVHSGTETMPLGSFYCQSSFDAIAVDLNRNLYIFKGHHVWVVFPDGKASKPQLLQKRWPGLPTTIEAAAISQEDGRFYFFKGGRCWRYRDSALELGFPQKCRKGGLPRHPDAALYYPPLSHLVVFKGPKYYVVNEELLEVELYYPRSLRDWKGVPAAINGALAHHDGFTYFFKHDQYWKFNQSKLKVVATGKWATELHWIGCQSAKTGGTAL comes from the exons ATGGGCGCCATGCGGCTCCTGGGCAGCTCTCTTCTGCTCCTGCGGCTCCTGGTCCTGGGGGCCGGGAGGCTGGTCCCAGAG GACTTCCTTCAAAAGTATGGATATCTGGAGAATGAAGTTCTTAGAAGATCAAATTCTGCACAATTCACAGAGGCTCTGAG AGAGTTCCAGTGGGTCTCCCATCTCCCAGTTAGTGGGGTGCTCGATGCTGCTACATTCCTCCAGATGGCCAAGCCACGATGTGGCGTTGCAGATGCTGAAAGCTATGGCCAGTGGGCAAAGCGAGTAAAGACCCTGCTTGCGGGGAGAGATTCCAAGACCGGGAGAAAGAAGCGCTACTTGAACTTGTATCAAA GCAAGAAATGGTATAAGCATCACCTAACATACCGACTATTGAACTGGCCTTGGTATCTTTCTGAGCATCAGCTGAGGATGGCGGTGAAGACGGCCTTCCAGCTCTGGAGCAACGTGTCTGCTCTCACGTTCCAGGAGGTGTCGGAGGGCCCTGCAGATATCCGTTTAGCCTTCTTCCATGGTGACCACAACGATGGATTAAGGAATGCCTTTGATGGGCCAG GAGGTGCCTTGGCGCATGCCTTCTTTCCTCGCCGTGGAGAGGCGCATTTCGATAATGACGAATGGTGGTCCCTGAACAGCAAAGGTCGAAATCTGTTTATTGTCATGGCGCATGAGATTGGACACACCCTAGGCCTGGAGCACTCGCCGGTCAAGAACGCGCTGATGTCACCGTATTATAAGAAGTTGGGAAGAGACTTTATCCTGAGCTTTGATGACATCGTAGCCATCCGGGACCTTTACG GAGCGCCCTCCGGTGGCCAGGCCACACAGCTTCCAGGGAATCAGCTCCTGCGTTTCCAGGAGTGGAGCACCAATGTCCACAGTGGCACAGAGACCATGCCCTTAGGATCTTTCTACTGCCAGTCCTCGTTTGATGCCATTGCTGTAG ATTTGAATCGGAATCTTTACATCTTCAAAGGACATCATGTCTGGGTTGTGTTCCCAGATGGCAAGGCCTCAAAGCCTCAGCTGCTTCAGAAGAGGTGGCCTGGTCTGCCAACCACGATCGAGGCTGCTGCCATTTCCCAGGAAGATGGCAGGTTCTACTTCTTTAAAG GAGGGCGTTGCTGGCGGTACAGAGATTCTGCACTGGAGCTCGGATTCCCCCAGAAGTGCCGGAAGGGGGGTCTCCCACGGCATCCCGATGCTGCTCTGTATTACCCACCACTTTCCCACCTTGTGGTCTTCAAAGGACCCAAATATTATGTGGTAAATGAGGAATTGCTGGAAGTAGAACTGTATTATCCCCGCAGCTTGCGTGACTGGAAGGGGGTCCCTGCTGCCATCAATGGTGCCCTGGCCCACCACGATGGCTTCACCTACTTCTTCAAGCATGACCAGTATTGGAAGTTCAATCAGAGCAAGCTTAAGGTCGTGGCCACTGGGAAGTGGGCAACGGAGCTACACTGGATCGGATGCCAGAGTGCCAAAACTGGAGGCACTGCCCTGTGA
- the MMP28 gene encoding matrix metalloproteinase-28 isoform X5, which translates to MGAMRLLGSSLLLLRLLVLGAGRLVPEDFLQKYGYLENEVLRRSNSAQFTEALREFQWVSHLPVSGVLDAATFLQMAKPRCGVADAESYGQWAKRVKTLLAGRDSKTGRKKRYLNLYQSKKWYKHHLTYRLLNWPWYLSEHQLRMAVKTAFQLWSNVSALTFQEVSEGPADIRLAFFHGDHNDGLRNAFDGPGGALAHAFFPRRGEAHFDNDEWWSLNSKGRNLFIVMAHEIGHTLGLEHSPVKNALMSPYYKKLGRDFILSFDDIVAIRDLYGAPSGGQATQLPGNQLLRFQEWSTNVHSGTETMPLGSFYCQSSFDAIAVDLNRNLYIFKGHHVWVVFPDGKASKPQLLQKRWPGLPTTIEAAAISQEDGRFYFFKVLISVDWMVESMTTVIFEPQLLSLSQNNKLITC; encoded by the exons ATGGGCGCCATGCGGCTCCTGGGCAGCTCTCTTCTGCTCCTGCGGCTCCTGGTCCTGGGGGCCGGGAGGCTGGTCCCAGAG GACTTCCTTCAAAAGTATGGATATCTGGAGAATGAAGTTCTTAGAAGATCAAATTCTGCACAATTCACAGAGGCTCTGAG AGAGTTCCAGTGGGTCTCCCATCTCCCAGTTAGTGGGGTGCTCGATGCTGCTACATTCCTCCAGATGGCCAAGCCACGATGTGGCGTTGCAGATGCTGAAAGCTATGGCCAGTGGGCAAAGCGAGTAAAGACCCTGCTTGCGGGGAGAGATTCCAAGACCGGGAGAAAGAAGCGCTACTTGAACTTGTATCAAA GCAAGAAATGGTATAAGCATCACCTAACATACCGACTATTGAACTGGCCTTGGTATCTTTCTGAGCATCAGCTGAGGATGGCGGTGAAGACGGCCTTCCAGCTCTGGAGCAACGTGTCTGCTCTCACGTTCCAGGAGGTGTCGGAGGGCCCTGCAGATATCCGTTTAGCCTTCTTCCATGGTGACCACAACGATGGATTAAGGAATGCCTTTGATGGGCCAG GAGGTGCCTTGGCGCATGCCTTCTTTCCTCGCCGTGGAGAGGCGCATTTCGATAATGACGAATGGTGGTCCCTGAACAGCAAAGGTCGAAATCTGTTTATTGTCATGGCGCATGAGATTGGACACACCCTAGGCCTGGAGCACTCGCCGGTCAAGAACGCGCTGATGTCACCGTATTATAAGAAGTTGGGAAGAGACTTTATCCTGAGCTTTGATGACATCGTAGCCATCCGGGACCTTTACG GAGCGCCCTCCGGTGGCCAGGCCACACAGCTTCCAGGGAATCAGCTCCTGCGTTTCCAGGAGTGGAGCACCAATGTCCACAGTGGCACAGAGACCATGCCCTTAGGATCTTTCTACTGCCAGTCCTCGTTTGATGCCATTGCTGTAG ATTTGAATCGGAATCTTTACATCTTCAAAGGACATCATGTCTGGGTTGTGTTCCCAGATGGCAAGGCCTCAAAGCCTCAGCTGCTTCAGAAGAGGTGGCCTGGTCTGCCAACCACGATCGAGGCTGCTGCCATTTCCCAGGAAGATGGCAGGTTCTACTTCTTTAAAG
- the MMP28 gene encoding matrix metalloproteinase-28 isoform X4, translated as MGAMRLLGSSLLLLRLLVLGAGRLVPEDFLQKYGYLENEVLRRSNSAQFTEALREFQWVSHLPVSGVLDAATFLQMAKPRCGVADAESYGQWAKRVKTLLAGRDSKTGRKKRYLNLYQSKKWYKHHLTYRLLNWPWYLSEHQLRMAVKTAFQLWSNVSALTFQEVSEGPADIRLAFFHGDHNDGLRNAFDGPGGALAHAFFPRRGEAHFDNDEWWSLNSKGRNLFIVMAHEIGHTLGLEHSPVKNALMSPYYKKLGRDFILSFDDIVAIRDLYGAPSGGQATQLPGNQLLRFQEWSTNVHSGTETMPLGSFYCQSSFDAIAVDLNRNLYIFKGHHVWVVFPDGKASKPQLLQKRWPGLPTTIEAAAISQEDGRFYFFKVLISVDWMVESMTTVIFEPQLLSLSQNNKLITKERLTSSI; from the exons ATGGGCGCCATGCGGCTCCTGGGCAGCTCTCTTCTGCTCCTGCGGCTCCTGGTCCTGGGGGCCGGGAGGCTGGTCCCAGAG GACTTCCTTCAAAAGTATGGATATCTGGAGAATGAAGTTCTTAGAAGATCAAATTCTGCACAATTCACAGAGGCTCTGAG AGAGTTCCAGTGGGTCTCCCATCTCCCAGTTAGTGGGGTGCTCGATGCTGCTACATTCCTCCAGATGGCCAAGCCACGATGTGGCGTTGCAGATGCTGAAAGCTATGGCCAGTGGGCAAAGCGAGTAAAGACCCTGCTTGCGGGGAGAGATTCCAAGACCGGGAGAAAGAAGCGCTACTTGAACTTGTATCAAA GCAAGAAATGGTATAAGCATCACCTAACATACCGACTATTGAACTGGCCTTGGTATCTTTCTGAGCATCAGCTGAGGATGGCGGTGAAGACGGCCTTCCAGCTCTGGAGCAACGTGTCTGCTCTCACGTTCCAGGAGGTGTCGGAGGGCCCTGCAGATATCCGTTTAGCCTTCTTCCATGGTGACCACAACGATGGATTAAGGAATGCCTTTGATGGGCCAG GAGGTGCCTTGGCGCATGCCTTCTTTCCTCGCCGTGGAGAGGCGCATTTCGATAATGACGAATGGTGGTCCCTGAACAGCAAAGGTCGAAATCTGTTTATTGTCATGGCGCATGAGATTGGACACACCCTAGGCCTGGAGCACTCGCCGGTCAAGAACGCGCTGATGTCACCGTATTATAAGAAGTTGGGAAGAGACTTTATCCTGAGCTTTGATGACATCGTAGCCATCCGGGACCTTTACG GAGCGCCCTCCGGTGGCCAGGCCACACAGCTTCCAGGGAATCAGCTCCTGCGTTTCCAGGAGTGGAGCACCAATGTCCACAGTGGCACAGAGACCATGCCCTTAGGATCTTTCTACTGCCAGTCCTCGTTTGATGCCATTGCTGTAG ATTTGAATCGGAATCTTTACATCTTCAAAGGACATCATGTCTGGGTTGTGTTCCCAGATGGCAAGGCCTCAAAGCCTCAGCTGCTTCAGAAGAGGTGGCCTGGTCTGCCAACCACGATCGAGGCTGCTGCCATTTCCCAGGAAGATGGCAGGTTCTACTTCTTTAAAG